The sequence AGGACCTTGACAGATAAACATAGACCCAAattgcataagagagagagagagagagagagagagagagagagagagagagagagagagagagagagagagagagagagagagagagagagagagagagagagagagagagagagatgaggggatggGGGAGACAATGAAACAAGAattaaatggagaaaaaaatcttGCTCTGTTtaccttccctccgtctcttctctccctccctccctcttttaatACATCTCTCCGAATTTTACTACCTTGACCTTGggtgcgcgagagagagagagagagagagagagagagagaggtgaaggaggaggaggaggtggtagacaATCAATATTCCTTGAGCTGtggtgttcttttctctctctctgtgtgtgtgtgtgtgtgtgtgtgtgtgtgtgagagttaaGAGGCAGGTGATAAATAAATATCGATAATATcaatgaaaaagatgaatgatAATGACAACTATtacaattatttattattattcttttattgctactactactactcctgctactactactactactatcattactgctGCTGCTCCTACTAATGTTGCTTATACGGttgatacttctactactactactactcctgctactactactactactaccaccaccattactgctgctgctgctactaatgTTGCTAATACGGttgatacttctactactactactactcctgctactactactactactactactcctcctactactactactactactactactactaataataataataatagtaatagtaatgatatacTAACAtgaaatatattttgttttctactaaatattctttcttctatttgttttttcttcctcttctttctcctctctctcttcctcttccttacgatattattcccctttttctcctcaaaCTTATACTTtaattccatatttttctattattatttattatgttCCTatattaaccccccccccccccacacacacacacaacatatgcATTTCTACGCACATACTAGATATAATTTACACACATGGCAAAATCATCAGATATctgggtgtacgtgtgtgtgtgtgtgtgtgtgttaagctgaCGGCATGTCTACTTGATAAGTTGAAGTTACACCCGTGTATATTACTatctgtgtgtgtgcgcgcgcgcgctcgTGAGAAATATGCGTCTAGTGATTGAGGTTTATGCAAAGAATCTtgttaacaacacacacacacacacacacacacacacaaagcaaaatGTGTAGAAAAACAGAATTTCACTAATTAtacaatctgtgtgtgtgtctgtgagagagagagagagagagagagagagagagagagagagagagagagagagagagagaggtgcagttTCATTACGTAACACCTGTGGACTGGCTCACCAGTATGTGtgcatgtatgaatgtgtgtgtgtgtgtgtgtgtgtgtgtgtgtgtgtgtgtgtttaaggatcAGCTCACCCCGCAACCTccataattcacacacacacacacaacccccccccctcccccgacaTACACACTTACACAACATAGTACTTCAAAGCTCAGTACATGTccaatacgcacacacacgcacacaaacgtaCACAAAATCAATACTCACCCCGTGTATGTGCCCATGAAGACAGTCACGATGCTCCCAGTTGACCTTTGACCCCGGGTGACCCCAGATGACCTTGAGGGGGGTCACGGGGGGCGGGGGCGCGTCTCCAGCTGTTctccttgtggtggtggtggtggtggtggagggggtgtttgtcccctattcctcttctcctttgtgGGGGGCagcgtcggtgtgtgtgtgtgtgtgtatgtgtgtgtgtgtgtgtgtgtgtgtgtgtgtgtgtgtgtgtgtgtgtaggggggattTCACCTGGCCAAGGGGGACTTTGAGTGGGGGGAatagcgggggggggggagggggggccatTTTTCAAGGCTGGAGTTACGGTTCGTCCAGATatccagaaataaaaaaaaaaaagaaccggaCTCTAgggactaataataataataataataataataatataataataataataatggtaataatagtaataataagggtAATACTCCATGGGGTGGCTGGCGGTGGGTCGCTTGACTCACTGAGACCGAcagagaccgacagacagaccgacagacagacagacaaacagacagagcgCAGGACACTCGTTCGTCATGATATCACAGAGGCGGCAGCGCGGCCAGAGTCTTGCGTGTTGGCACTCAGGCCCGTGCTGGGGGGCgggggctgggggggggagggggaggcctaGGCACACTGTAGCCACCCACAAGTGCAGGTGTAGGActgtgggggggcgggggcgggcacGATGGGGGCGTAGTAGTAGCCGTTGCTGTAGATGACTGGGGGAGGAGGGGCTATGTGCACGTCGAAGCTGCTGGACgttgacgaggacgaggatgacgaggacgacgaggacgaggatgagcaggaggaggcagcggaggggcagggcgagggggaggaggggcagggcgGGCAGGGCTGGTGCTTGGTGTAGAGGCGGTGCTGCTCGCTGTAGAACACCTGGCACGCCAGCTCGTCGATCAGGTTGAGGGTCTGGCGCCGCTCGTGGCCCATCAGGCACACCGTCGACTCGTCCACCACGCGGTGCACCACCATCAGGAAGTCGTAGCGCAGCGCCTCGTCGGGGCCCACAAAGTGGTTCCACAGGTAGGCCTCCAGCTTGCTCTGCTGCTGCGTCACGTCCGGGAAGTCGATGAAGAAGCGGGAACACATGTACCGCTCCAGCGTCTTGATCTCCTCGGGCCGCGCGGGCTCGTACTCCTTCACCAGCAGGCTGCAGTACTTGAGCAGGCCGCCGCCGCGGATCTCCTCGGGGTTCTTGGTGGCGATCAGCTTCTTCTGCAGGTGGAGCAGCGCCTCGCCGAAGTCCCCGTACACACTCTCGCCCATGACGGTGGGGTAGAAGTTCTCGCTGATGGGCATCTCAGCACACTCGTAGAAGAGCAACAGCGAGTCCAGCACAACCTGGAACGAGTCCACGGAGAACTCGAACTGCCGCTTCATGGTGTCCACGAACTTGAGCTCCACGTTGCGGCCGCCGTGGTTGGAGAGGGAGATGAGCGACCAGCGGTCAGTGTCGTTTACCTTGACCATCTTGTGCACGTAGCCCTCCTTCATGGAGCACGACGACATGCGCCGCTTGGACACGCCCGCCGGGAGGAAGTCCAGCAGCACCTCCAGCACAGCGTTCTTGACGCGGTCGTAGGCGCGCGGCGACGACAGGTCGACGGCAAAGATGAGGTCCAGGTCGTTGTAGGCCTGGTCCGGGGTGGCGGCCAGGATGTGCGAAGCAGCGCCGCCATTGATGCGGATGTCCCGCACGGGCACGGCCTCGGCCTCCAGCTTGGCGCGCACGAGGCTCACCAGGTCCCGCAGGCGGATCTCCAGCGTGGGGAAGTTGCCGCGGCCGTGGATGGACACCACCTCGTGCAGCACCTCGTTCAGCTGCCTCACCTGCTCGTAGGTCAGCACCGAGCACCGCCGCTCCTCGCAGCCCGACATGGCCCTCTGCCGACACACGGCCGTCAGTGTGCGTGTGCGGGGTGCGTTGAGTGTGTgcgagggtgtgtgtgtgcctggttgCGTGCGTGTGGCGGCAGCGATCCTCACAGCTACACGACCCACAGTGGACTGGCGCTGCGACCAGCGGCGGCAGCGGGGCCAGGTGGGGG comes from Eriocheir sinensis breed Jianghai 21 chromosome 49, ASM2467909v1, whole genome shotgun sequence and encodes:
- the LOC126981772 gene encoding terminal nucleotidyltransferase 5C-like isoform X2; the protein is MSGCEERRCSVLTYEQVRQLNEVLHEVVSIHGRGNFPTLEIRLRDLVSLVRAKLEAEAVPVRDIRINGGAASHILAATPDQAYNDLDLIFAVDLSSPRAYDRVKNAVLEVLLDFLPAGVSKRRMSSCSMKEGYVHKMVKVNDTDRWSLISLSNHGGRNVELKFVDTMKRQFEFSVDSFQVVLDSLLLFYECAEMPISENFYPTVMGESVYGDFGEALLHLQKKLIATKNPEEIRGGGLLKYCSLLVKEYEPARPEEIKTLERYMCSRFFIDFPDVTQQQSKLEAYLWNHFVGPDEALRYDFLMVVHRVVDESTVCLMGHERRQTLNLIDELACQVFYSEQHRLYTKHQPCPPCPSSPSPCPSAASSCSSSSSSSSSSSSSSTSSSFDVHIAPPPPVIYSNGYYYAPIVPAPAPPQSYTCTCGWLQCA
- the LOC126981772 gene encoding terminal nucleotidyltransferase 5C-like isoform X1, encoding MSPNSVSTGTQTPDSLPSPPPAPPSPPPSSPPPSPPSHKFSSTAPIPPSEFLQRAMSGCEERRCSVLTYEQVRQLNEVLHEVVSIHGRGNFPTLEIRLRDLVSLVRAKLEAEAVPVRDIRINGGAASHILAATPDQAYNDLDLIFAVDLSSPRAYDRVKNAVLEVLLDFLPAGVSKRRMSSCSMKEGYVHKMVKVNDTDRWSLISLSNHGGRNVELKFVDTMKRQFEFSVDSFQVVLDSLLLFYECAEMPISENFYPTVMGESVYGDFGEALLHLQKKLIATKNPEEIRGGGLLKYCSLLVKEYEPARPEEIKTLERYMCSRFFIDFPDVTQQQSKLEAYLWNHFVGPDEALRYDFLMVVHRVVDESTVCLMGHERRQTLNLIDELACQVFYSEQHRLYTKHQPCPPCPSSPSPCPSAASSCSSSSSSSSSSSSSSTSSSFDVHIAPPPPVIYSNGYYYAPIVPAPAPPQSYTCTCGWLQCA